Proteins from a genomic interval of Agromyces sp. Leaf222:
- a CDS encoding threonine/serine exporter ThrE family protein, with amino-acid sequence MTDVVADQAVLRRFLLGLAEGMNAAGESVDKVGETMSAVSLAYGRTDTDVVVLPTVVLIETGGGEDGRVAIRSAINVSFRFDQIAALYRLIESAQAGSIDPLDGINRLNEIGAMRQRFGWPVRVFGHAVLTTGLALLLAPTWQGAIIAFALGALLGLLKLVRSPTLQLVFPVFAAFVSALAVFLISPYVEIGDPIRLLIAPLATFLPGGVLTTATVELAAGQMVAGASRLVFGLVQLALLAFGILAAGTIVGVDDSSYVPLETSATLPWWIPAVGVVLFAIGNYLHFSAPRATFGWVLLTLFVAYTGQQLGIALVGQAVSGFIGALAMTPVVLWIATLRHGAPSQLTFLPAFWLLVPGAAGLVGITEAVGTSEGLESFATALTSVMSIALGVLIGTALYRVVHHGAEEIAQFHIEVPAALAEADEPSFWARILPGTPRSFWGRRKEARRADAGAQARHDDATRHD; translated from the coding sequence ATGACCGACGTCGTCGCCGACCAGGCGGTGCTGCGCCGCTTCCTCCTCGGGCTCGCCGAGGGCATGAACGCCGCGGGCGAGTCCGTCGACAAGGTCGGCGAGACGATGAGCGCGGTCTCGCTCGCCTACGGACGCACCGACACCGACGTGGTCGTGCTGCCGACGGTGGTGCTCATCGAGACCGGAGGCGGTGAGGACGGCCGGGTCGCGATCCGCTCCGCGATCAACGTCTCCTTCCGCTTCGACCAGATCGCGGCGCTGTACCGGCTGATCGAGTCGGCGCAGGCCGGCTCGATCGACCCGCTCGACGGCATCAACCGGCTCAACGAGATCGGCGCGATGCGTCAGCGCTTCGGCTGGCCGGTGCGCGTGTTCGGGCACGCGGTGCTCACCACCGGGCTCGCGCTGCTCCTCGCGCCGACCTGGCAGGGTGCGATCATCGCGTTCGCGCTCGGGGCGCTGCTCGGCCTCCTGAAGCTCGTGCGCTCGCCGACGCTGCAGCTCGTCTTCCCGGTGTTCGCCGCGTTCGTCAGTGCGCTGGCCGTGTTCCTGATCTCGCCCTACGTCGAGATCGGCGACCCGATCCGGCTGCTCATCGCGCCCCTCGCGACGTTCCTCCCCGGCGGCGTGCTGACCACGGCGACCGTCGAGCTCGCGGCGGGCCAGATGGTGGCCGGCGCCTCCCGCCTGGTCTTCGGGCTCGTGCAGCTCGCCCTGCTCGCGTTCGGCATCCTGGCGGCCGGCACCATCGTCGGCGTCGACGATTCGAGCTACGTGCCGCTCGAGACATCCGCAACCCTGCCGTGGTGGATCCCGGCGGTCGGCGTGGTGCTCTTCGCGATCGGCAACTACCTGCACTTCTCGGCGCCGAGGGCGACGTTCGGATGGGTGCTGCTCACCCTCTTCGTCGCCTACACCGGTCAGCAGCTCGGCATCGCCCTCGTCGGGCAGGCCGTGAGCGGGTTCATCGGCGCCCTCGCGATGACGCCGGTCGTGCTCTGGATCGCGACGCTTCGACACGGCGCACCCTCGCAGCTCACCTTCCTCCCGGCGTTCTGGCTGCTCGTGCCGGGTGCAGCGGGACTCGTCGGCATCACCGAGGCGGTCGGCACGAGCGAAGGGCTCGAGAGCTTCGCGACCGCGCTCACCTCAGTCATGTCGATCGCGCTCGGCGTGCTCATCGGAACGGCGCTGTACCGGGTCGTGCACCACGGCGCGGAGGAGATCGCCCAGTTCCACATCGAGGTGCCGGCCGCGCTCGCCGAGGCCGACGAGCCGTCGTTCTGGGCGCGCATCCTGCCGGGCACCCCGCGGTCGTTCTGGGGCCGGCGCAAAGAGGCACGGCGAGCGGATGCCGGTGCGCAGGCGCGGCACGACGACGCCACCCGGCACGACTGA
- a CDS encoding arylsulfatase, producing the protein MSPDRHARTMLPIPDRQPPGLTTYDAKDPQTSYPPIEVLLPPEGAPNVLVVLIDDVGFGASSAFGGPCETPNFERLAAGGLKYNRFHTTALCAPTRQAMLTGRNHHSVGMGSITETATSAPGNSSLRPNTKAPLAMTLKLNGYSTAQFGKCHEVPVWQSSPVGPFDAWPSAGGGFESFYGFIGGENNQWDPALYDGTTPVEPPKTPEEGYHLTEDLADHAIGWIRTQKALAPEKPFFVYFAPGATHAPHHVPKEWPEKYAGAFADGWDAQREKTFARQKELGVVPADAELTPRHAEIPAWDDMPDDLKPVLEREMEVYAGFLEHTDHHVGRVLDAIESLGVMDDTLIYVIIGDNGASAEGTLNGAFNEMANFNGMAALETPEFMRSKMDEFGSPSSYNHYAVGWAWAMDAPFQWTKQVASHWGGTRNGTIVHWPNGIAEPGGLRSQFTHCIDVAPTILEAAGLPEPTMVNGVLQSPMEGTSMLYSFNDADAAERHDLQYFEMFGNRGIYHKGWSAVTKHRTPWEMVGGTLAAFDDDVWELYDGAAGDFSQSRDLSAEHPEKLHELQRLWLIEAVKYNVLPIDDRGAERINPELAGRPTLIRGTSQQFFPGMGRLSENSVVNIKNKSWSVTAEVEIPEGGANGVLIAQGGRFGGWTLYLHEGRPVFSYNLLGITSFTTRGDEAVPAGTHQVRMEFAYDGGGLAKGGDVTLFVDGSADGTGRVDATQAMVFSADETTDIGYESGTSVSPDYTAGSSRFTGRIEWVQIDLGDDDHDHFIDPDERMRIAMARQ; encoded by the coding sequence ATGAGTCCTGATCGCCACGCCCGCACCATGCTGCCGATCCCCGATCGGCAGCCACCCGGACTGACCACGTACGACGCGAAGGACCCGCAGACCTCCTATCCGCCGATCGAGGTGCTGCTCCCGCCCGAGGGAGCGCCCAACGTGCTCGTGGTGCTCATCGACGACGTCGGGTTCGGCGCCTCGAGCGCCTTCGGCGGCCCCTGCGAGACTCCCAACTTCGAGCGGCTCGCCGCCGGCGGCCTGAAGTACAACCGCTTCCACACGACGGCGCTCTGCGCACCGACACGGCAGGCCATGCTGACCGGGCGCAACCACCACTCGGTCGGCATGGGAAGCATCACCGAGACCGCGACCTCGGCACCCGGCAACAGCTCGCTCCGGCCCAACACCAAGGCGCCGCTCGCCATGACCCTGAAGCTCAACGGGTACTCCACGGCGCAGTTCGGCAAGTGCCACGAGGTGCCGGTCTGGCAGAGCTCGCCGGTCGGGCCGTTCGACGCGTGGCCGTCGGCCGGGGGCGGCTTCGAGTCGTTCTATGGATTCATCGGCGGCGAGAACAACCAGTGGGATCCGGCGCTCTACGACGGCACCACGCCCGTCGAGCCGCCGAAGACGCCGGAGGAGGGGTACCACCTCACCGAGGACCTCGCCGATCATGCCATCGGCTGGATCCGCACCCAGAAGGCCCTCGCGCCCGAGAAGCCGTTCTTCGTCTACTTCGCGCCCGGTGCGACGCACGCGCCGCACCACGTGCCGAAGGAGTGGCCCGAGAAGTACGCCGGGGCCTTCGCCGACGGCTGGGACGCCCAGCGTGAGAAGACCTTCGCGCGCCAGAAGGAGCTCGGCGTCGTCCCGGCCGACGCCGAGCTGACCCCTCGGCATGCCGAGATCCCCGCGTGGGACGACATGCCCGACGACCTCAAGCCCGTGCTCGAACGCGAGATGGAGGTCTACGCCGGATTCCTCGAGCACACCGACCACCACGTCGGTCGGGTGCTCGACGCGATCGAGTCGCTCGGGGTCATGGACGACACGCTCATCTACGTCATCATCGGCGACAACGGCGCATCCGCCGAGGGCACCCTCAACGGCGCGTTCAACGAGATGGCGAACTTCAACGGCATGGCGGCCCTCGAGACGCCCGAGTTCATGCGCTCGAAGATGGACGAGTTCGGGTCGCCGAGCTCGTACAACCACTACGCGGTCGGCTGGGCCTGGGCGATGGACGCCCCCTTCCAGTGGACCAAGCAGGTCGCCTCGCACTGGGGCGGCACACGCAACGGCACGATCGTGCACTGGCCGAACGGCATCGCCGAGCCGGGCGGCCTGCGTTCCCAGTTCACGCACTGCATCGACGTCGCGCCGACCATCCTCGAGGCCGCAGGGCTGCCCGAGCCGACCATGGTCAACGGCGTGCTGCAGTCGCCCATGGAGGGCACGTCGATGCTCTACTCCTTCAACGACGCGGATGCCGCTGAGCGCCACGACCTGCAGTACTTCGAGATGTTCGGCAACCGCGGCATCTACCACAAGGGCTGGAGCGCGGTCACGAAGCACCGCACGCCGTGGGAGATGGTCGGCGGCACGCTCGCCGCGTTCGACGACGACGTCTGGGAGCTCTACGACGGCGCTGCGGGCGACTTCAGCCAGTCGCGCGACCTGTCCGCCGAACATCCCGAGAAGCTGCACGAGCTGCAGCGGCTGTGGCTGATCGAGGCCGTCAAGTACAACGTGCTCCCGATCGACGATCGGGGTGCCGAGCGCATCAACCCCGAGCTCGCCGGCCGGCCCACGCTCATCCGCGGCACGTCGCAGCAGTTCTTCCCGGGAATGGGGCGGCTGTCCGAGAACAGCGTCGTCAACATCAAGAACAAGTCGTGGTCGGTCACGGCCGAGGTCGAGATCCCCGAGGGCGGCGCGAACGGCGTGCTGATCGCCCAGGGCGGCCGCTTCGGCGGATGGACGCTCTACCTCCACGAGGGACGTCCGGTCTTCTCGTACAACCTGCTCGGCATCACGTCGTTCACGACACGGGGCGACGAGGCGGTGCCGGCCGGCACGCACCAGGTGCGCATGGAGTTCGCGTACGACGGCGGCGGACTCGCCAAGGGCGGCGACGTCACGCTGTTCGTCGACGGCAGCGCGGACGGAACCGGCCGGGTCGACGCCACCCAGGCGATGGTCTTCTCCGCCGACGAGACGACCGACATCGGTTACGAGTCCGGCACGAGCGTGAGCCCCGACTACACCGCGGGCAGCAGCCGCTTCACCGGACGCATCGAGTGGGTGCAGATCGACCTCGGCGACGACGACCACGACCACTTCATCGATCCCGACGAGCGGATGCGCATCGCGATGGCCCGCCAGTAG
- the pyrE gene encoding orotate phosphoribosyltransferase, whose amino-acid sequence MTLTDPHSSADARQQLIDYISADAVFHGDFTLTSGKKATYYVDLRKVSLDHRVAPLIGQVMIDLIADVPDVAAVGGLTMGADPIASAVLHQGAARGLEYDAFVVRKEPKDHGRGRQVEGPDVAGKRVIVLEDTSTTGGSPLKAIEALRKVGAEVVAVAVVVDRATGAREVIEAAGVQYLAAIYLDDLGLA is encoded by the coding sequence GTGACGCTCACAGACCCCCACAGCAGCGCCGACGCCCGTCAGCAGCTCATCGACTACATCTCCGCCGATGCGGTGTTCCATGGCGACTTCACGCTCACCAGCGGCAAGAAGGCGACCTACTACGTCGACCTCCGCAAGGTGAGCCTCGACCACCGCGTGGCACCGCTCATCGGCCAGGTCATGATCGACCTCATCGCCGACGTCCCCGATGTCGCCGCCGTGGGCGGTCTCACCATGGGCGCCGACCCGATCGCCTCCGCCGTGCTGCACCAAGGCGCCGCACGCGGCCTCGAGTACGACGCCTTCGTCGTGCGCAAGGAGCCGAAGGACCACGGCCGTGGCCGACAGGTCGAGGGTCCGGATGTCGCGGGCAAGCGCGTCATCGTGCTCGAGGACACCTCGACCACGGGCGGTTCGCCGCTCAAGGCCATCGAGGCGCTCCGCAAGGTCGGCGCAGAGGTCGTCGCCGTCGCCGTCGTGGTCGACCGTGCCACCGGGGCGCGCGAGGTCATCGAAGCGGCCGGCGTGCAGTACCTCGCGGCGATCTACCTGGACGACCTGGGCCTGGCCTGA
- a CDS encoding DUF6325 family protein, whose amino-acid sequence MAEHELDDLGPVDYLVIEFPAGHQTFTGEIAKELVDLVEAGTIRLIDAIVLAKDENGDIEAVELADAGDLGPLVALEADLAELLAADDVVNLAAAMDPGSVAGVIVYENIWAGPFAAATRRAGGQLIANGRIPIQAILASIEADEPLETTGA is encoded by the coding sequence ATGGCCGAGCACGAACTGGACGACCTGGGACCGGTCGATTACCTCGTCATCGAGTTTCCCGCGGGACATCAGACCTTCACGGGCGAGATCGCGAAGGAACTCGTGGACCTCGTCGAGGCAGGCACCATTCGGCTCATCGATGCGATCGTCCTCGCGAAGGACGAGAACGGCGACATCGAGGCGGTCGAGCTCGCCGACGCCGGCGACCTTGGTCCGCTCGTCGCCCTCGAAGCCGACCTCGCCGAGCTGCTCGCAGCCGATGACGTCGTGAACCTCGCCGCTGCGATGGATCCGGGCAGCGTCGCCGGCGTCATCGTCTACGAGAACATCTGGGCGGGGCCGTTCGCGGCCGCAACGCGGCGGGCAGGTGGTCAGCTCATCGCCAACGGCCGGATCCCGATCCAGGCGATCCTCGCCTCGATCGAGGCCGATGAACCGCTCGAGACGACAGGAGCGTGA
- a CDS encoding enoyl-CoA hydratase/isomerase family protein encodes MSDDALLFDVRDGLAHLTLNRPERLNAVGPDAIALWHRYAGEIADRDDIRAVLFDANGRAFCAGGDVRAMSELGGDGTSAGQVVAELADAIHAGHRMLRESAKPIVAAVQGPVAGGGLGFMLVADLIVASDHATFASRYADIGLTPDCGVSTLLPEAVGTRRALELTLTPRTLSAAEALDWGLVTEVVPADEVAGRARAIAETWLSGASAAYGQAKRLVRSGLSREFQAALDDEARTIGAAFDTPEAAARVAAFAGRSSRG; translated from the coding sequence ATGAGCGACGACGCCCTCCTGTTCGACGTGCGCGACGGTCTCGCGCACCTCACCCTGAACCGCCCCGAGCGCCTCAACGCCGTCGGGCCCGACGCGATCGCGCTCTGGCACCGGTACGCCGGCGAGATCGCCGATCGCGACGACATCCGCGCCGTGCTCTTCGACGCGAACGGTCGCGCGTTCTGCGCCGGCGGCGACGTGCGCGCCATGTCCGAGCTCGGCGGCGACGGCACGTCGGCTGGCCAGGTCGTCGCCGAGCTCGCCGACGCGATCCACGCGGGGCACCGGATGCTGCGCGAGAGCGCCAAGCCCATCGTCGCCGCCGTGCAGGGGCCCGTCGCGGGCGGCGGGCTCGGGTTCATGCTCGTGGCAGACCTCATCGTGGCCTCCGACCACGCGACGTTCGCGAGCCGCTACGCGGACATCGGCCTGACGCCCGACTGCGGCGTGAGCACGCTCCTGCCCGAGGCCGTCGGCACCCGCCGGGCGCTCGAGCTCACGCTGACGCCGCGCACGCTCTCCGCGGCCGAGGCGCTCGACTGGGGACTCGTGACCGAGGTGGTGCCGGCCGACGAGGTCGCCGGGCGCGCCCGCGCGATCGCCGAGACGTGGCTGTCCGGGGCATCCGCCGCCTACGGGCAGGCCAAGCGCCTCGTGCGCTCCGGTCTCTCGCGCGAGTTCCAGGCCGCGCTCGACGACGAGGCCCGCACCATCGGTGCCGCGTTCGACACCCCAGAGGCAGCGGCCCGCGTCGCGGCGTTCGCCGGGCGCAGCTCCCGCGGCTGA
- a CDS encoding SHOCT domain-containing protein codes for MNLWDFFVWLFWFYVLIACIWIFITVIVDIFRDHTLNGWAKALWVVFLVFLPFLAAFIYLIARGRGMGERKLAEAQAARAQSDEYIRTVAGSSSTASAASEIESAKRLLDSGAITPAEFETLKAKALQA; via the coding sequence GTGAACCTCTGGGATTTCTTCGTCTGGCTCTTCTGGTTCTACGTGCTCATCGCCTGCATCTGGATCTTCATCACGGTGATCGTGGACATCTTCCGCGATCACACGCTGAATGGATGGGCCAAGGCGCTCTGGGTCGTCTTCCTCGTGTTCCTGCCCTTCCTGGCGGCGTTCATCTACCTGATCGCGCGCGGGCGCGGCATGGGTGAGCGCAAGCTCGCGGAGGCGCAGGCCGCACGAGCGCAGAGCGACGAGTACATCAGGACGGTCGCGGGTTCGTCGTCGACGGCCTCGGCGGCATCCGAGATCGAGTCGGCCAAGCGCCTGCTCGACTCGGGAGCGATCACGCCCGCGGAGTTCGAGACCCTGAAGGCGAAGGCGCTGCAGGCCTGA
- a CDS encoding LuxR C-terminal-related transcriptional regulator, with product MVEQVSAEYLVERPSLLRRLDHARDLPLTMIVAPAGAGKTVLLQQWAAATPGLAMAWIGIEPDDDDPMRFSRRLLAALSTVRARVGGLVRLSALGAGGLGDPFLDHLATELASFPETVIVLDDLHHLSNRTLLADIGRLVAAIPPNVHLVIATRSDPPIAWSRLRLRNRMHELRQLDLAMTRDESAELLARITRRDIGPDAVDAIASRTEGWAAGLQLAGLTLKFQGESEEFVAELSGSDRLIAEYLTEEVLDALSDSTRTLLLRMSALDVMTAELVDHVLGRTDAQQLFEQLEHESMFLVAIDQRRTTVRFHHLFRDLLRYRLRAEDAAEERRLLVAAADFHLARGELTPAVEYLLRSREWDRALDAIMSRGSDVFERGEMHTVIRWITAVPEHARADRLDVQLELGILVGMQGESIRAADAFRRVADDPRATNGERAIAEAWISATAQWCTSPDETLRAAERSLARLALESIETPDLMGLTTPELLRTLATGSGGRSHFLLGDLVEAEAWIEQGLATDGVAYPPYRVGLLGSLALLHAWSGRLADAELLAAEAIETAAAAALVMHPIIADAYLAQALVAHERGRPEAAARPLENGVIAAESNHRSQLSWIARYEAALVAGLEGRFEDALDLTELVPHDAAAADGPIPGSAPAPAPAPAPAPAVRDRLVAARMNALRRSGRAEQALHLYPADRRGLGAAPSIALEAVAASLALGQVDAAKALLSDTTDRFRTEPPRGAVQRLLLRAWAAALEGSRHAALEFVDAALARAEPEGLVAPFLESDDVVLDLVADLAPMRGGLAGTVVALDGRRIPARANATLAEPLTDRELEILGHLPDHSTTAELAGMCFVSINTIKTHTAHIYRKLGVTGRSAAIAKARELGLLAPLSRADHLRA from the coding sequence ATGGTCGAACAGGTGTCGGCGGAATACCTCGTGGAACGCCCCAGCCTGCTGCGCAGGCTGGATCACGCACGGGACCTGCCGCTGACGATGATCGTCGCCCCCGCCGGCGCCGGCAAGACCGTGCTGCTGCAGCAGTGGGCCGCCGCGACGCCCGGACTCGCCATGGCATGGATCGGCATCGAGCCCGACGACGACGACCCGATGCGCTTCTCGCGTCGACTGCTCGCGGCGCTCTCCACCGTCCGCGCGCGGGTCGGCGGGCTCGTGCGCCTGTCGGCGCTCGGCGCGGGCGGGCTCGGCGACCCGTTCCTCGACCACCTGGCCACCGAACTCGCGTCGTTCCCCGAGACGGTCATCGTGCTCGACGATCTCCACCACCTCTCCAATCGCACGCTCCTGGCCGACATCGGTCGCCTCGTCGCCGCGATCCCGCCCAACGTGCACCTGGTGATCGCCACGCGCTCCGATCCGCCCATCGCCTGGAGCCGCCTGCGGCTGCGCAACCGCATGCACGAGCTCCGCCAGCTCGACCTCGCCATGACCCGTGATGAGTCGGCGGAGCTGCTCGCCCGGATCACGCGCCGCGACATCGGGCCCGACGCGGTCGACGCGATCGCCTCCAGGACCGAGGGCTGGGCGGCCGGGCTGCAGCTCGCGGGACTCACGCTGAAGTTCCAGGGCGAGTCGGAGGAGTTCGTCGCGGAGCTGAGCGGAAGCGACCGCCTCATCGCCGAATACCTCACCGAGGAGGTCCTCGACGCCCTCTCCGACAGCACGAGGACCCTCCTGCTCCGGATGTCGGCGCTCGACGTGATGACCGCCGAGCTCGTCGACCACGTGCTGGGGCGCACCGACGCCCAGCAGCTCTTCGAACAGCTCGAGCACGAGTCGATGTTCCTCGTGGCGATCGACCAGCGTCGCACGACGGTCCGATTCCACCACCTGTTCCGGGACCTCCTCCGCTACCGGCTGCGCGCCGAGGATGCCGCCGAGGAACGGCGCCTGCTCGTCGCGGCGGCCGATTTCCACCTGGCGCGCGGCGAGCTGACGCCCGCGGTCGAGTACCTCCTCCGCTCACGCGAGTGGGACCGTGCGCTCGATGCGATCATGAGCCGCGGCAGCGACGTCTTCGAGCGCGGCGAGATGCACACCGTGATCCGCTGGATCACCGCCGTCCCCGAGCACGCGCGCGCCGACCGCCTCGACGTGCAGCTCGAGCTCGGCATCCTGGTGGGAATGCAGGGCGAGAGCATCCGGGCCGCCGACGCGTTCCGGCGGGTGGCGGACGACCCGCGGGCGACGAACGGCGAGCGCGCGATCGCCGAAGCGTGGATCTCCGCGACGGCGCAGTGGTGCACGTCGCCCGACGAGACCCTCCGAGCCGCCGAGCGCTCGCTCGCCCGACTCGCGCTCGAGTCGATCGAGACTCCCGACCTGATGGGCCTGACGACTCCCGAGCTCCTTCGGACGCTCGCGACGGGATCCGGCGGGCGATCGCACTTCCTCCTCGGCGACCTCGTCGAGGCCGAGGCGTGGATCGAACAGGGCCTCGCCACCGACGGCGTCGCGTACCCGCCCTATCGCGTGGGCCTGCTCGGATCGCTCGCCCTGCTCCACGCATGGTCGGGCCGACTGGCGGATGCCGAGCTGCTCGCCGCCGAGGCGATCGAGACGGCCGCCGCGGCGGCGCTCGTGATGCATCCGATCATCGCCGACGCCTACCTCGCCCAGGCGCTCGTCGCCCACGAGCGCGGGCGCCCTGAAGCCGCCGCCCGCCCGCTCGAGAACGGCGTCATCGCCGCGGAGTCCAACCACCGCTCCCAGCTGTCGTGGATCGCCCGGTACGAGGCGGCACTCGTCGCCGGACTCGAGGGTCGGTTCGAGGACGCCCTCGACCTCACCGAGCTCGTGCCGCACGACGCCGCCGCCGCCGACGGCCCGATTCCCGGCTCCGCCCCCGCGCCCGCCCCCGCCCCGGCTCCGGCTCCGGCGGTCCGCGACCGGCTCGTCGCGGCCCGCATGAATGCCCTGCGCCGGAGCGGTCGCGCCGAACAGGCGCTGCACCTCTACCCCGCGGACCGCCGCGGCCTCGGCGCGGCGCCGTCGATCGCCCTCGAGGCGGTGGCCGCGTCCCTCGCGCTCGGCCAGGTCGACGCGGCGAAGGCGCTGCTCTCCGACACGACCGACCGGTTCAGGACCGAGCCGCCACGAGGGGCGGTGCAACGACTCCTGCTCCGCGCCTGGGCCGCCGCCCTCGAGGGGTCGCGCCATGCGGCCCTGGAGTTCGTCGACGCGGCACTCGCACGGGCCGAGCCCGAGGGCCTGGTCGCGCCGTTCCTCGAATCGGACGACGTCGTGCTCGATCTCGTGGCGGACCTCGCACCGATGCGAGGCGGTCTCGCCGGCACGGTCGTCGCGCTCGACGGGCGGCGGATCCCCGCGCGTGCGAACGCCACGCTCGCCGAGCCGCTCACGGATCGCGAACTCGAGATCCTCGGGCACCTTCCCGATCACTCGACCACCGCCGAGCTCGCGGGCATGTGCTTCGTCTCGATCAACACGATCAAGACCCATACCGCGCACATCTACCGCAAGCTCGGCGTCACCGGGCGGAGCGCGGCGATCGCCAAGGCGCGCGAACTCGGCCTGCTCGCCCCGCTCAGTCGGGCCGATCACCTACGTGCGTGA
- a CDS encoding LysR family transcriptional regulator: MDVNRLDLLRELSERGSVTAVAEATGRTPSAVSQQLKVLEREAGMPLTERSGRGLVLTSAGHALARSAADVAIALERATALWDEFRNHPSGEVTLLTFPTIGASLLPGVLTDLASVAGLVVRCTDLDPELAGFPDLTSDYDIVLAHSMPGELPWGGRGLTVVPLLTEPLDVGIPSDHRLAGRSHVTSADLVDETWLGVPPGFPFERILHSIEQQGGKRVHVSQRFSDMRIVEAFIAAGQGVAFVPRYTSGAVPDGVLLKPIRGVTSARQIVALVRPDVAERLAVRTVLDVLTARASRLEQSSAHPSRGDAAVQGEPPSPAA; the protein is encoded by the coding sequence ATGGACGTGAACCGGCTCGACCTCCTCCGCGAACTCTCCGAACGCGGCAGCGTGACCGCGGTCGCCGAGGCCACGGGCCGAACCCCGTCAGCGGTCTCGCAGCAGTTGAAGGTGCTCGAGCGCGAGGCGGGCATGCCGCTCACCGAGCGCAGCGGCCGCGGCCTCGTGCTCACGAGCGCCGGCCACGCGCTGGCCAGGAGCGCGGCCGACGTGGCCATCGCCCTCGAGCGCGCCACCGCCCTGTGGGACGAGTTCCGCAACCACCCGAGCGGCGAGGTCACGCTGCTGACCTTCCCGACGATCGGGGCGAGCCTGCTGCCCGGCGTGCTGACCGACCTCGCGAGCGTCGCCGGCCTCGTGGTGCGCTGCACCGACCTCGACCCGGAACTCGCCGGGTTCCCCGACCTCACGTCCGACTACGACATCGTGCTCGCCCACTCGATGCCGGGCGAACTGCCTTGGGGCGGTCGCGGGCTCACCGTGGTGCCGCTGCTGACCGAGCCGCTCGACGTCGGCATCCCGAGCGACCACCGCCTCGCCGGGCGTTCGCACGTGACCAGCGCCGACCTCGTCGACGAGACCTGGCTCGGGGTGCCGCCCGGCTTCCCGTTCGAGCGCATCCTGCACTCGATCGAGCAGCAGGGCGGCAAGCGCGTGCACGTCTCCCAGCGCTTCAGCGACATGCGCATCGTCGAGGCGTTCATCGCTGCAGGCCAGGGCGTCGCGTTCGTGCCGCGCTACACCTCTGGCGCAGTGCCCGACGGCGTGCTCCTGAAGCCGATCCGCGGCGTCACCTCGGCACGGCAGATCGTCGCGCTCGTGAGACCGGATGTCGCGGAGCGGCTGGCCGTGCGCACGGTGCTCGACGTGCTGACCGCCCGCGCATCCCGGCTCGAGCAGTCCTCCGCGCACCCGTCGCGGGGCGACGCGGCGGTGCAGGGCGAGCCCCCGTCGCCGGCTGCCTGA